A genomic region of Geothrix edaphica contains the following coding sequences:
- a CDS encoding M20 family metallopeptidase, translating into MTVPQPDPERIARWTLQLCQVDSTTGQEAALIPLLTGMFRDLGARVLWQTVEGGRRNLLATWGDPKLLFSTHLDTVPPYLPPRREAGRLWGRGTCDAKGILATMMETIRLLLAEGRRDLAFLGVVGEETDSLGARIALDLKRTLPDLLGVINGEPTGNVLATGQRGSAHLCLRCRGRAAHSGTPEEGLNAAFPMFDWISDLRRLPGRVDPVLGPEVWNLGTLKTGRAINVVPDEAETRLFARTVAGSTFVQDVQRLRPEVGEVDVLFERGPEVFPRLEGFPTAPVPFGSDAPTLRNLARSRFVVMTGPGSIRVAHTEDEFLDLAEAVTGARQYLDLTRYLLDRPQGSDYVI; encoded by the coding sequence ATGACGGTCCCGCAGCCCGATCCCGAGCGCATCGCCCGGTGGACCCTCCAGCTCTGCCAGGTGGATTCCACCACCGGGCAGGAGGCGGCCCTGATCCCCCTCCTCACGGGAATGTTCCGCGACCTCGGCGCGCGGGTGCTGTGGCAGACGGTGGAAGGCGGCCGCCGGAACCTGCTGGCCACCTGGGGCGACCCCAAGCTGCTCTTCAGCACCCACCTCGACACCGTGCCGCCCTACCTGCCCCCCCGGCGGGAGGCCGGCCGCCTCTGGGGACGCGGCACCTGCGACGCCAAGGGCATCCTGGCCACGATGATGGAGACGATCCGCCTGCTGCTGGCCGAGGGCCGCCGGGACCTCGCCTTCCTAGGCGTGGTGGGCGAGGAGACGGACAGCCTCGGCGCCCGGATCGCCCTGGACCTGAAGCGGACCCTCCCAGACCTGCTCGGCGTCATCAACGGCGAGCCCACCGGCAATGTGCTGGCCACGGGCCAGCGCGGCTCCGCCCACCTCTGCCTGCGCTGCCGCGGGAGGGCCGCCCACAGCGGCACACCCGAGGAGGGCCTCAACGCCGCCTTCCCCATGTTCGACTGGATCAGCGATCTGCGCCGGCTCCCCGGGCGCGTGGATCCCGTCCTCGGACCCGAAGTCTGGAACCTCGGCACGCTGAAGACGGGCCGGGCCATCAACGTCGTGCCGGACGAGGCCGAGACCCGCCTGTTCGCCCGGACGGTGGCGGGGAGCACCTTCGTGCAGGACGTGCAGCGGCTGCGGCCGGAGGTGGGCGAAGTGGATGTCCTATTCGAGCGCGGCCCCGAGGTGTTCCCCCGCCTGGAGGGGTTCCCCACGGCCCCCGTGCCCTTCGGCTCGGACGCTCCCACCCTGCGCAACCTGGCCCGGAGCCGGTTCGTGGTGATGACCGGCCCAGGCTCCATCCGGGTGGCTCACACCGAAGACGAGTTCCTGGATCTGGCCGAGGCCGTGACCGGCGCCCGGCAGTACCTGGACCTGACCCGGTACCTCCTCGACCGCCCCCAGGGTTCCGACTACGTCATCTGA
- a CDS encoding trans-sulfuration enzyme family protein, with the protein MSEQYLDTNVPGNPAYHFSIQPPARESRAGWSRRPELVPGAGPATQCVHAGVQPDPAYGSVMPPLYLSSTFAFKDICTNAGYDYTRSGNPTRAALEEALALLEGGHGATCTSTGMSAILVALNLLPHGSHLISTVDCYGGTFRLLEHAQRFYGLEVTYLDLADLPAVEAALRPNTRMIWIETPSNPLLRLTDIAAVAELGHRQPDCLVAVDNTFLSPYLQRPFDLGADLVIHSTTKYLNGHSDVVGGAVVAGPGRLALTQQIQSGNNLLGTSQAPHDCFLVLRGLKTLPLRMRQHEATAQVLAEFLAAHPAVGKVHFPGLPGHPQHELAKRQQRGFGAMLSFELAEGGAERLNHVLRKLRWFTLAESLGGVESLVAHPASMTHASMTPEARRRAGITDDLIRLSVGLEDVQDLRADLAQALAFD; encoded by the coding sequence ATGAGCGAGCAGTACCTCGATACCAACGTGCCGGGCAACCCGGCCTACCACTTCAGCATCCAGCCCCCGGCCCGGGAGAGCCGGGCCGGGTGGAGCCGCCGGCCGGAGCTGGTGCCGGGCGCGGGCCCGGCCACCCAGTGTGTGCATGCGGGCGTGCAGCCCGACCCGGCCTACGGATCGGTCATGCCCCCGCTGTACCTCTCATCCACCTTCGCCTTCAAGGACATCTGCACCAACGCGGGCTACGACTACACCCGCAGCGGCAACCCCACCCGGGCGGCCCTGGAGGAGGCCCTCGCCCTGCTGGAGGGCGGCCATGGCGCCACCTGCACCAGCACGGGCATGAGTGCCATTCTCGTGGCTCTCAACCTGCTGCCCCATGGCAGCCACCTCATCTCCACCGTGGACTGCTACGGAGGCACCTTCCGCCTGCTGGAGCATGCCCAGCGCTTCTACGGCCTGGAGGTCACCTACCTGGACCTGGCGGACCTCCCGGCGGTCGAGGCGGCCCTCCGGCCCAACACGCGCATGATCTGGATCGAGACCCCCTCGAATCCCCTGCTGCGGCTCACGGACATCGCCGCCGTGGCGGAGCTGGGCCACCGCCAGCCGGACTGCCTGGTGGCCGTGGACAACACGTTCCTGTCGCCCTACCTCCAGCGCCCCTTCGACCTCGGCGCCGACCTCGTCATCCACTCCACGACCAAGTACCTCAACGGCCACAGCGACGTGGTGGGCGGCGCCGTGGTGGCGGGGCCCGGCCGCCTGGCCCTCACCCAGCAGATCCAGAGCGGGAACAACCTGCTGGGCACCTCGCAAGCGCCCCACGACTGCTTCCTGGTGCTGCGCGGCCTGAAGACCCTGCCCCTGCGCATGCGCCAGCACGAGGCCACGGCCCAGGTGCTGGCGGAGTTCCTGGCCGCCCATCCCGCCGTGGGCAAGGTCCACTTCCCGGGCCTGCCCGGCCATCCGCAGCACGAGCTCGCGAAGCGGCAGCAGCGGGGCTTCGGCGCCATGCTCAGCTTCGAGCTGGCGGAGGGCGGCGCCGAGCGGCTGAACCACGTGCTCCGGAAGCTGCGCTGGTTCACGCTGGCCGAGAGCCTGGGGGGCGTGGAATCGCTGGTGGCGCATCCCGCCTCCATGACCCACGCCTCCATGACGCCGGAAGCCCGCCGCCGGGCCGGCATCACCGACGACCTCATCCGGCTCTCCGTGGGCCTGGAGGACGTGCAGGACCTGCGCGCCGACCTGGCCCAGGCCCTGGCCTTTGACTGA
- a CDS encoding FKBP-type peptidyl-prolyl cis-trans isomerase: MTRRCSTLAALLLALPLATQTLAAQTAAPAKKRAQRPKKKAPAMITTLTGLQYLDTQVGTGASPQPGQRCSVHYTGWLSDHGKKGKKFDSSVDRGEPLVFPVGVGRVIKGWDEGLLTMKVGGKRTLVIPAALGYGARGAGGEIPPNAELIFDVELLGIQ, encoded by the coding sequence CTGCTGCTCGCGCTGCCGCTGGCCACCCAGACCCTGGCCGCCCAGACCGCTGCCCCCGCCAAGAAACGGGCTCAACGCCCCAAAAAGAAAGCGCCTGCCATGATCACGACCCTGACCGGCCTCCAGTACCTCGACACCCAGGTCGGCACGGGGGCCTCGCCCCAGCCCGGCCAGCGCTGCTCGGTCCACTACACGGGCTGGCTCTCGGACCACGGGAAGAAGGGCAAGAAGTTCGACAGCTCCGTGGATCGCGGCGAGCCGCTGGTCTTTCCCGTCGGCGTGGGCCGCGTCATCAAGGGCTGGGACGAGGGGCTGCTGACCATGAAGGTGGGCGGCAAGCGCACCCTCGTCATCCCGGCGGCCCTGGGCTACGGCGCCCGCGGCGCGGGCGGCGAGATCCCGCCCAACGCCGAGCTGATCTTCGATGTGGAGCTGCTGGGGATCCAGTAG
- the dapF gene encoding diaminopimelate epimerase, giving the protein MPNDLAFSKFHALGNDYLVIDPTRTAFDLEARLVQALCDRHRGIGSDGLLLGPLPVPGDPQAFGLRIFNPDGSESEKSGNGLRIFARYLLEAGHVHGAGCRIHTTSGTAEVQYLAPDGSLVQVDMGLPAFRAGDIPFTGLAAHLEVLQVPLFLPTGPVTITALSVGNPHCVLFPGSVSAAEAQRLGPRIERHPDFPNRVNVQLVEVVDRRHIRIEIWERGAGYTLASGSSSCAAAAACRRLGLVEDRLRVLMPGGAIDIAFTDQGRILMTGPVQAVYQGRLHGGWTP; this is encoded by the coding sequence ATGCCGAACGACCTCGCCTTCTCCAAGTTCCATGCGCTCGGGAACGACTACCTCGTGATCGATCCCACGCGGACGGCCTTCGATTTGGAGGCCCGGCTCGTCCAGGCCCTCTGCGACCGCCACCGCGGCATCGGCTCCGATGGCCTCCTCCTCGGCCCGCTGCCCGTTCCGGGCGACCCGCAGGCCTTCGGCCTCCGGATCTTCAACCCCGATGGCAGCGAATCGGAGAAGAGCGGGAACGGGCTGCGCATCTTCGCCCGGTACCTGCTGGAGGCGGGCCATGTCCACGGGGCCGGTTGCCGCATCCACACCACAAGCGGGACCGCGGAGGTCCAGTATCTGGCCCCGGATGGGAGCCTGGTGCAGGTGGACATGGGCCTGCCGGCCTTCCGGGCGGGCGACATCCCCTTCACAGGGCTCGCGGCCCACCTGGAGGTCCTGCAGGTCCCCCTCTTCCTGCCCACGGGGCCCGTCACCATCACCGCCCTGAGCGTGGGCAACCCCCACTGCGTGCTCTTCCCCGGGAGCGTGTCCGCCGCCGAGGCCCAGCGGCTCGGCCCCCGCATCGAGCGGCATCCCGACTTCCCCAACCGGGTGAACGTCCAGCTGGTGGAGGTGGTTGACCGGCGGCACATCCGCATCGAGATCTGGGAGCGGGGCGCCGGCTACACGCTGGCCTCCGGCAGCAGCAGCTGCGCCGCCGCGGCGGCCTGCCGGAGGCTCGGGCTGGTGGAGGACCGCCTCCGGGTGCTCATGCCGGGCGGCGCCATCGACATCGCCTTCACGGACCAGGGCCGCATCCTCATGACGGGCCCGGTCCAGGCCGTCTACCAGGGCCGCCTTCACGGGGGATGGACACCATGA